One genomic region from Grus americana isolate bGruAme1 chromosome 15, bGruAme1.mat, whole genome shotgun sequence encodes:
- the SUN1 gene encoding SUN domain-containing protein 1 isoform X3 — protein MDFSRLHTYTPPQCLPENTGYTYALSSSYSSSALDFETENKLDPVFDSPRMSRRSLRLAAAGFNKSDDARNDILHDSSYAGSMSFGEQSNMVKQRKSMNKQSGSVRHTPRKNLYSSSIFSQSSFNSHASDASMVSTVLDESLIREQTEVDHFWGLDDEGDPKGSDTTLMQGNGDIASAETQTTVINGYTCSDCSMLSERKEVLTAYSPSPVPSSRIYSRDRSQKQRGTYFYVSKILRLIKNAAASFASLLVQLFQMVLLKLGYEFKAHSDYCGSMNVKEFYRGDSHLGVNEESICDDCKGKKHLEIYTTDHMQSSWAKRVARTIWHTFSYAGRAASGMFRLLRTGWYQLVTLMSLLKVFLLRRCLPKIYKLLLLLIPLLFLLGIWFWGFDGFVSLLPSLNWTRIDRTQRIDDSIHVPEPQADSFHSVQPPKDTINIFDSGRISELEKQMAFVSDRCHHHDEKYSKVMLLLHNLQDQVAQMSDKSETLKLIKNVMDQHLKEMKMEEKTDFLALHREHELRILTLEGLLGKLSAESKDIQKELDIAKAKTVRDDDEHSQLLSKVKKLELELSQMKLELLTGESAKTACEKIDVIHEKVDAQVKESVKLMLFGDQQQDFPESLLQWLASNFVSKSDLQTLLRDLELQILKNVTLHMSATNQKLTSEVVTNAVTNAGISGITEAQAQIIVNNALKLYSQDKTGMVDFALESGGGSILSTRCSETYETKTALISLFGIPLWYFSQSPRVVIQPDMYPGNCWAFKGSQGYLVVRLSMKIYPTAFTVEHIPKTLSPTGNITSAPRNFSVYGLDDEYQEEGKLLGQYVYDQGGEPLQMFPVMEKSENAFQIVELRIFSNWGHAEYTCLYRFRVHGKPAE, from the exons ATGGACTTTTCACGTCTACACACGTACACTCCTCCCCAATGTCTGCCAGAGAACACTGGCTATACATATGCACTCAG TTCAAGTTATTCTTCATCTGCTTTGGATTTTgagactgaaaacaaattagATCCAGTATTTGATTCACCAAGGATGTCACGGCGTAGTTTACGGTTAGCTGCAGCAGGatttaataaatcagatgaTGCACGAAATGATATCCTTCATGACAGCTCTTATGCCGGAAGCATGTCCTTCGGAGAACAGTCTAA CATGGTGAAGCAACGCAAAAGTATGAATAAACAATCTGGCAGTGTAAGACACACTCCAAGGAAAAACCTGTACAGCTCTTCCATCTTCAGCCAAAGCAGTTTCAATAGCCATGCCAGTGATGCATCAATGGTATCCACTGTATTGGATGAATCTTTGATTCGAGAGCAGACAGAAGTAGATCACTTCTGGG gtCTTGATGATGAAGGCGACCCTAAAG GTAGCGATACTACACTGATGCAGGGAAATGGTGATATAGCATCAGCAGAAACGCAGACCACAGTGATCAATGGCTACACTTGCAGTGACTGCAGCATGCTTTCAGAACGGAAGGAGGTTCTTACAGCATACTCACCTTCTCCTGTGCCATCTTCCAGAATTTACTCTAGGGATAGAAGCCAGAAACAGA GAGGAACCTATTTCTACGTGAGTAAGATCCTGCGATTGATCAAAAATGCTGCAGCATCTTTTGCATCACTGTTAGTGCAACTATTTCAAATGGTTTTGCTGAAGCTGGGTTATGAATTTAAAG CTCACTCAGACTACTGTGGAAGCATGAATGTAAAGGAATTTTACAGAGGAGATAGCCATCTTGGTGTAAATGAGGAATCAATAT GTGATGACTGTAAGGGGAAGAAACATCTTGAAATATACACCACAGACCACATGCAATCCTCATGGGCTAAAAGGGTAGCAAGAACCATTTGGCACACCTTTTCTTACGCAG GGAGGGCAGCTTCTGGCATGTTCAGGCTGCTTAGAACTGGGTGGTATCAACTTGTTACTCTGATGTCTTTGCTCAAGGTGTTTCTTCTTAGAAG ATGCCTTCCAAAGATCTACAAGCTATTACTGCTGCTTATCCCACTCCTGTTTCTCCTAG GTATATGGTTCTGGGGGTTTGATGGCTTCGTTTCATTATTACCTTCGTTGAATTGGACAAGAATTGATAGAACACAGAGAATAGATGACTCCATTCATGTTCCTGAACCACAGGCTGATTCTTTTCACTCTGTGCAACCTCCAAAG GATACCATAAATATCTTTGATTCTGGTCGTATAAGTgagctggaaaagcaaatgGCCTTCGTGTCTGACAGATGCCATCACCATGATGAAAAATATAGCAAAGTGATGCTTCTACTTCATAATCTTCaagatcaggttgcccagatGAGTGACAAAAGTGAAACATTGAAGCTAATAAAAAATGTGATGGATCAACATCTTAAAGAGatgaaaatggaggaaaag ACTGACTTCCTGGCTTTACATCGAGAACATGAGTTGCGCATCCTGACACTGGAAGGCCTTCTTGGAAAACTCTCTGCTGAATCCAAG gACATCCAGAAGGAGCTTGACATAGCCAAAGCAAAAACAGTGAG AGATGACGATGAACATAGTCAACTTCTCTCCAAAGTTAAAAAGCTAGAACTAGAGTTGTCTCAGATGAAATTGGAGCTGTTAACTGGGGAAAGTGCGAAGACGGCTTGCGAGAAAATAGATGTCATTCATGAAAAA GTAGATGCCCAGGTCAAAGAATCTGTCAAGCTAATGCTTTTTGGTGATCAACAACAAGACTTTCCTGAATCACTTCTCCAATGGCTTGCATCCAATTTTGTGAGCAAAAGTGATCTCCAGACCTTGTTGCGGGATCTAGAGTTGCAAATCCTCAAGAATGTTACTCTCCACATGTCTGCTACAAACCAAAAACTAACATCTGAAGTAGTAACAAATGCTGTGACTAATGCAGGGATTTCTGGAATCACAGAAGCG CAAGCACAAATTATTGTAAACAACGCATTGAAACTCTACTCTCAAGACAAGACTGGTATGGTGGATTTCGCCTTGGAATCTGGAG GTGGCAGCATTCTGAGTACTCGCTGTTCTGAAACCTATGAGACCAAGACAGCATTAATCAGCCTCTTTGGAATTCCTCTGTGGTACTTCTCTCAGTCTCCCAGAGTGGTGATTCAG CCGGACATGTATCCAGGAAACTGCTGGGCTTTCAAAGGATCACAGGGGTATCTTGTAGTTAGACTTTCAATGAAGATCTACCCAACTGCCTTTACAGTGGAACACATACCAAAAACACTTTCACCAACAGGAAACATCACCAGTGCTCCTAGGAACTTCTCAGTATAT GGTCTGGACGATGAATATCAAGAAGAAGGAAAGCTACTAGGACAGTATGTCTATGACCAAGGAGGAGAACCACTGCAGATGTTTCCAGTGATG gaGAAAAGTGAAAACGCGTTCCAAATAGTGGAACTGAGAATTTTTTCTAACTGGGGACACGCAGAATATACCTGCCTGTATCGGTTCAGAGTGCATGGGAAACCTGCCGAATAA
- the SUN1 gene encoding SUN domain-containing protein 1 isoform X2 — protein sequence MDFSRLHTYTPPQCLPENTGYTYALSSSYSSSALDFETENKLDPVFDSPRMSRRSLRLAAAGFNKSDDARNDILHDSSYAGSMSFGEQSNMVKQRKSMNKQSGSVRHTPRKNLYSSSIFSQSSFNSHASDASMVSTVLDESLIREQTEVDHFWGLDDEGDPKGSDTTLMQGNGDIASAETQTTVINGYTCSDCSMLSERKEVLTAYSPSPVPSSRIYSRDRSQKQRGTYFYVSKILRLIKNAAASFASLLVQLFQMVLLKLGYEFKAHSDYCGSMNVKEFYRGDSHLGVNEESICDDCKGKKHLEIYTTDHMQSSWAKRVARTIWHTFSYAGYFMLHMLQTVGATGWLVSQKVVSLLWLAVLSPGRAASGMFRLLRTGWYQLVTLMSLLKVFLLRRCLPKIYKLLLLLIPLLFLLGIWFWGFDGFVSLLPSLNWTRIDRTQRIDDSIHVPEPQADSFHSVQPPKDTINIFDSGRISELEKQMAFVSDRCHHHDEKYSKVMLLLHNLQDQVAQMSDKSETLKLIKNVMDQHLKEMKMEEKTDFLALHREHELRILTLEGLLGKLSAESKDIQKELDIAKAKTVRDDDEHSQLLSKVKKLELELSQMKLELLTGESAKTACEKIDVIHEKVDAQVKESVKLMLFGDQQQDFPESLLQWLASNFVSKSDLQTLLRDLELQILKNVTLHMSATNQKLTSEVVTNAVTNAGISGITEAQAQIIVNNALKLYSQDKTGMVDFALESGGGSILSTRCSETYETKTALISLFGIPLWYFSQSPRVVIQPDMYPGNCWAFKGSQGYLVVRLSMKIYPTAFTVEHIPKTLSPTGNITSAPRNFSVYGLDDEYQEEGKLLGQYVYDQGGEPLQMFPVMEKSENAFQIVELRIFSNWGHAEYTCLYRFRVHGKPAE from the exons ATGGACTTTTCACGTCTACACACGTACACTCCTCCCCAATGTCTGCCAGAGAACACTGGCTATACATATGCACTCAG TTCAAGTTATTCTTCATCTGCTTTGGATTTTgagactgaaaacaaattagATCCAGTATTTGATTCACCAAGGATGTCACGGCGTAGTTTACGGTTAGCTGCAGCAGGatttaataaatcagatgaTGCACGAAATGATATCCTTCATGACAGCTCTTATGCCGGAAGCATGTCCTTCGGAGAACAGTCTAA CATGGTGAAGCAACGCAAAAGTATGAATAAACAATCTGGCAGTGTAAGACACACTCCAAGGAAAAACCTGTACAGCTCTTCCATCTTCAGCCAAAGCAGTTTCAATAGCCATGCCAGTGATGCATCAATGGTATCCACTGTATTGGATGAATCTTTGATTCGAGAGCAGACAGAAGTAGATCACTTCTGGG gtCTTGATGATGAAGGCGACCCTAAAG GTAGCGATACTACACTGATGCAGGGAAATGGTGATATAGCATCAGCAGAAACGCAGACCACAGTGATCAATGGCTACACTTGCAGTGACTGCAGCATGCTTTCAGAACGGAAGGAGGTTCTTACAGCATACTCACCTTCTCCTGTGCCATCTTCCAGAATTTACTCTAGGGATAGAAGCCAGAAACAGA GAGGAACCTATTTCTACGTGAGTAAGATCCTGCGATTGATCAAAAATGCTGCAGCATCTTTTGCATCACTGTTAGTGCAACTATTTCAAATGGTTTTGCTGAAGCTGGGTTATGAATTTAAAG CTCACTCAGACTACTGTGGAAGCATGAATGTAAAGGAATTTTACAGAGGAGATAGCCATCTTGGTGTAAATGAGGAATCAATAT GTGATGACTGTAAGGGGAAGAAACATCTTGAAATATACACCACAGACCACATGCAATCCTCATGGGCTAAAAGGGTAGCAAGAACCATTTGGCACACCTTTTCTTACGCAG GTTACTTTATGCTTCACATGTTGCAAACAGTGGGAGCAACGGGATGGCTTGTGTCTCAGAAGGTGGTGTCTCTACTTTGGCTGGCCGTTCTTTCTCCAG GGAGGGCAGCTTCTGGCATGTTCAGGCTGCTTAGAACTGGGTGGTATCAACTTGTTACTCTGATGTCTTTGCTCAAGGTGTTTCTTCTTAGAAG ATGCCTTCCAAAGATCTACAAGCTATTACTGCTGCTTATCCCACTCCTGTTTCTCCTAG GTATATGGTTCTGGGGGTTTGATGGCTTCGTTTCATTATTACCTTCGTTGAATTGGACAAGAATTGATAGAACACAGAGAATAGATGACTCCATTCATGTTCCTGAACCACAGGCTGATTCTTTTCACTCTGTGCAACCTCCAAAG GATACCATAAATATCTTTGATTCTGGTCGTATAAGTgagctggaaaagcaaatgGCCTTCGTGTCTGACAGATGCCATCACCATGATGAAAAATATAGCAAAGTGATGCTTCTACTTCATAATCTTCaagatcaggttgcccagatGAGTGACAAAAGTGAAACATTGAAGCTAATAAAAAATGTGATGGATCAACATCTTAAAGAGatgaaaatggaggaaaag ACTGACTTCCTGGCTTTACATCGAGAACATGAGTTGCGCATCCTGACACTGGAAGGCCTTCTTGGAAAACTCTCTGCTGAATCCAAG gACATCCAGAAGGAGCTTGACATAGCCAAAGCAAAAACAGTGAG AGATGACGATGAACATAGTCAACTTCTCTCCAAAGTTAAAAAGCTAGAACTAGAGTTGTCTCAGATGAAATTGGAGCTGTTAACTGGGGAAAGTGCGAAGACGGCTTGCGAGAAAATAGATGTCATTCATGAAAAAGTAG ATGCCCAGGTCAAAGAATCTGTCAAGCTAATGCTTTTTGGTGATCAACAACAAGACTTTCCTGAATCACTTCTCCAATGGCTTGCATCCAATTTTGTGAGCAAAAGTGATCTCCAGACCTTGTTGCGGGATCTAGAGTTGCAAATCCTCAAGAATGTTACTCTCCACATGTCTGCTACAAACCAAAAACTAACATCTGAAGTAGTAACAAATGCTGTGACTAATGCAGGGATTTCTGGAATCACAGAAGCG CAAGCACAAATTATTGTAAACAACGCATTGAAACTCTACTCTCAAGACAAGACTGGTATGGTGGATTTCGCCTTGGAATCTGGAG GTGGCAGCATTCTGAGTACTCGCTGTTCTGAAACCTATGAGACCAAGACAGCATTAATCAGCCTCTTTGGAATTCCTCTGTGGTACTTCTCTCAGTCTCCCAGAGTGGTGATTCAG CCGGACATGTATCCAGGAAACTGCTGGGCTTTCAAAGGATCACAGGGGTATCTTGTAGTTAGACTTTCAATGAAGATCTACCCAACTGCCTTTACAGTGGAACACATACCAAAAACACTTTCACCAACAGGAAACATCACCAGTGCTCCTAGGAACTTCTCAGTATAT GGTCTGGACGATGAATATCAAGAAGAAGGAAAGCTACTAGGACAGTATGTCTATGACCAAGGAGGAGAACCACTGCAGATGTTTCCAGTGATG gaGAAAAGTGAAAACGCGTTCCAAATAGTGGAACTGAGAATTTTTTCTAACTGGGGACACGCAGAATATACCTGCCTGTATCGGTTCAGAGTGCATGGGAAACCTGCCGAATAA
- the SUN1 gene encoding SUN domain-containing protein 1 isoform X4: MDFSRLHTYTPPQCLPENTGYTYALSSSYSSSALDFETENKLDPVFDSPRMSRRSLRLAAAGFNKSDDARNDILHDSSYAGSMSFGEQSNMVKQRKSMNKQSGSVRHTPRKNLYSSSIFSQSSFNSHASDASMVSTVLDESLIREQTEVDHFWGLDDEGDPKGSDTTLMQGNGDIASAETQTTVINGYTCSDCSMLSERKEVLTAYSPSPVPSSRIYSRDRSQKQRGTYFYVSKILRLIKNAAASFASLLVQLFQMVLLKLGYEFKAHSDYCGSMNVKEFYRGDSHLGVNEESICYFMLHMLQTVGATGWLVSQKVVSLLWLAVLSPGRAASGMFRLLRTGWYQLVTLMSLLKVFLLRRCLPKIYKLLLLLIPLLFLLGIWFWGFDGFVSLLPSLNWTRIDRTQRIDDSIHVPEPQADSFHSVQPPKDTINIFDSGRISELEKQMAFVSDRCHHHDEKYSKVMLLLHNLQDQVAQMSDKSETLKLIKNVMDQHLKEMKMEEKTDFLALHREHELRILTLEGLLGKLSAESKDIQKELDIAKAKTVRDDDEHSQLLSKVKKLELELSQMKLELLTGESAKTACEKIDVIHEKVDAQVKESVKLMLFGDQQQDFPESLLQWLASNFVSKSDLQTLLRDLELQILKNVTLHMSATNQKLTSEVVTNAVTNAGISGITEAQAQIIVNNALKLYSQDKTGMVDFALESGGGSILSTRCSETYETKTALISLFGIPLWYFSQSPRVVIQPDMYPGNCWAFKGSQGYLVVRLSMKIYPTAFTVEHIPKTLSPTGNITSAPRNFSVYGLDDEYQEEGKLLGQYVYDQGGEPLQMFPVMEKSENAFQIVELRIFSNWGHAEYTCLYRFRVHGKPAE, encoded by the exons ATGGACTTTTCACGTCTACACACGTACACTCCTCCCCAATGTCTGCCAGAGAACACTGGCTATACATATGCACTCAG TTCAAGTTATTCTTCATCTGCTTTGGATTTTgagactgaaaacaaattagATCCAGTATTTGATTCACCAAGGATGTCACGGCGTAGTTTACGGTTAGCTGCAGCAGGatttaataaatcagatgaTGCACGAAATGATATCCTTCATGACAGCTCTTATGCCGGAAGCATGTCCTTCGGAGAACAGTCTAA CATGGTGAAGCAACGCAAAAGTATGAATAAACAATCTGGCAGTGTAAGACACACTCCAAGGAAAAACCTGTACAGCTCTTCCATCTTCAGCCAAAGCAGTTTCAATAGCCATGCCAGTGATGCATCAATGGTATCCACTGTATTGGATGAATCTTTGATTCGAGAGCAGACAGAAGTAGATCACTTCTGGG gtCTTGATGATGAAGGCGACCCTAAAG GTAGCGATACTACACTGATGCAGGGAAATGGTGATATAGCATCAGCAGAAACGCAGACCACAGTGATCAATGGCTACACTTGCAGTGACTGCAGCATGCTTTCAGAACGGAAGGAGGTTCTTACAGCATACTCACCTTCTCCTGTGCCATCTTCCAGAATTTACTCTAGGGATAGAAGCCAGAAACAGA GAGGAACCTATTTCTACGTGAGTAAGATCCTGCGATTGATCAAAAATGCTGCAGCATCTTTTGCATCACTGTTAGTGCAACTATTTCAAATGGTTTTGCTGAAGCTGGGTTATGAATTTAAAG CTCACTCAGACTACTGTGGAAGCATGAATGTAAAGGAATTTTACAGAGGAGATAGCCATCTTGGTGTAAATGAGGAATCAATAT GTTACTTTATGCTTCACATGTTGCAAACAGTGGGAGCAACGGGATGGCTTGTGTCTCAGAAGGTGGTGTCTCTACTTTGGCTGGCCGTTCTTTCTCCAG GGAGGGCAGCTTCTGGCATGTTCAGGCTGCTTAGAACTGGGTGGTATCAACTTGTTACTCTGATGTCTTTGCTCAAGGTGTTTCTTCTTAGAAG ATGCCTTCCAAAGATCTACAAGCTATTACTGCTGCTTATCCCACTCCTGTTTCTCCTAG GTATATGGTTCTGGGGGTTTGATGGCTTCGTTTCATTATTACCTTCGTTGAATTGGACAAGAATTGATAGAACACAGAGAATAGATGACTCCATTCATGTTCCTGAACCACAGGCTGATTCTTTTCACTCTGTGCAACCTCCAAAG GATACCATAAATATCTTTGATTCTGGTCGTATAAGTgagctggaaaagcaaatgGCCTTCGTGTCTGACAGATGCCATCACCATGATGAAAAATATAGCAAAGTGATGCTTCTACTTCATAATCTTCaagatcaggttgcccagatGAGTGACAAAAGTGAAACATTGAAGCTAATAAAAAATGTGATGGATCAACATCTTAAAGAGatgaaaatggaggaaaag ACTGACTTCCTGGCTTTACATCGAGAACATGAGTTGCGCATCCTGACACTGGAAGGCCTTCTTGGAAAACTCTCTGCTGAATCCAAG gACATCCAGAAGGAGCTTGACATAGCCAAAGCAAAAACAGTGAG AGATGACGATGAACATAGTCAACTTCTCTCCAAAGTTAAAAAGCTAGAACTAGAGTTGTCTCAGATGAAATTGGAGCTGTTAACTGGGGAAAGTGCGAAGACGGCTTGCGAGAAAATAGATGTCATTCATGAAAAAGTAG ATGCCCAGGTCAAAGAATCTGTCAAGCTAATGCTTTTTGGTGATCAACAACAAGACTTTCCTGAATCACTTCTCCAATGGCTTGCATCCAATTTTGTGAGCAAAAGTGATCTCCAGACCTTGTTGCGGGATCTAGAGTTGCAAATCCTCAAGAATGTTACTCTCCACATGTCTGCTACAAACCAAAAACTAACATCTGAAGTAGTAACAAATGCTGTGACTAATGCAGGGATTTCTGGAATCACAGAAGCG CAAGCACAAATTATTGTAAACAACGCATTGAAACTCTACTCTCAAGACAAGACTGGTATGGTGGATTTCGCCTTGGAATCTGGAG GTGGCAGCATTCTGAGTACTCGCTGTTCTGAAACCTATGAGACCAAGACAGCATTAATCAGCCTCTTTGGAATTCCTCTGTGGTACTTCTCTCAGTCTCCCAGAGTGGTGATTCAG CCGGACATGTATCCAGGAAACTGCTGGGCTTTCAAAGGATCACAGGGGTATCTTGTAGTTAGACTTTCAATGAAGATCTACCCAACTGCCTTTACAGTGGAACACATACCAAAAACACTTTCACCAACAGGAAACATCACCAGTGCTCCTAGGAACTTCTCAGTATAT GGTCTGGACGATGAATATCAAGAAGAAGGAAAGCTACTAGGACAGTATGTCTATGACCAAGGAGGAGAACCACTGCAGATGTTTCCAGTGATG gaGAAAAGTGAAAACGCGTTCCAAATAGTGGAACTGAGAATTTTTTCTAACTGGGGACACGCAGAATATACCTGCCTGTATCGGTTCAGAGTGCATGGGAAACCTGCCGAATAA
- the SUN1 gene encoding SUN domain-containing protein 1 isoform X1 → MDFSRLHTYTPPQCLPENTGYTYALSSSYSSSALDFETENKLDPVFDSPRMSRRSLRLAAAGFNKSDDARNDILHDSSYAGSMSFGEQSNMVKQRKSMNKQSGSVRHTPRKNLYSSSIFSQSSFNSHASDASMVSTVLDESLIREQTEVDHFWGLDDEGDPKGSDTTLMQGNGDIASAETQTTVINGYTCSDCSMLSERKEVLTAYSPSPVPSSRIYSRDRSQKQRGTYFYVSKILRLIKNAAASFASLLVQLFQMVLLKLGYEFKAHSDYCGSMNVKEFYRGDSHLGVNEESICDDCKGKKHLEIYTTDHMQSSWAKRVARTIWHTFSYAGYFMLHMLQTVGATGWLVSQKVVSLLWLAVLSPGRAASGMFRLLRTGWYQLVTLMSLLKVFLLRRCLPKIYKLLLLLIPLLFLLGIWFWGFDGFVSLLPSLNWTRIDRTQRIDDSIHVPEPQADSFHSVQPPKDTINIFDSGRISELEKQMAFVSDRCHHHDEKYSKVMLLLHNLQDQVAQMSDKSETLKLIKNVMDQHLKEMKMEEKTDFLALHREHELRILTLEGLLGKLSAESKDIQKELDIAKAKTVRDDDEHSQLLSKVKKLELELSQMKLELLTGESAKTACEKIDVIHEKVDAQVKESVKLMLFGDQQQDFPESLLQWLASNFVSKSDLQTLLRDLELQILKNVTLHMSATNQKLTSEVVTNAVTNAGISGITEAQAQIIVNNALKLYSQDKTGMVDFALESGGGSILSTRCSETYETKTALISLFGIPLWYFSQSPRVVIQPDMYPGNCWAFKGSQGYLVVRLSMKIYPTAFTVEHIPKTLSPTGNITSAPRNFSVYGLDDEYQEEGKLLGQYVYDQGGEPLQMFPVMEKSENAFQIVELRIFSNWGHAEYTCLYRFRVHGKPAE, encoded by the exons ATGGACTTTTCACGTCTACACACGTACACTCCTCCCCAATGTCTGCCAGAGAACACTGGCTATACATATGCACTCAG TTCAAGTTATTCTTCATCTGCTTTGGATTTTgagactgaaaacaaattagATCCAGTATTTGATTCACCAAGGATGTCACGGCGTAGTTTACGGTTAGCTGCAGCAGGatttaataaatcagatgaTGCACGAAATGATATCCTTCATGACAGCTCTTATGCCGGAAGCATGTCCTTCGGAGAACAGTCTAA CATGGTGAAGCAACGCAAAAGTATGAATAAACAATCTGGCAGTGTAAGACACACTCCAAGGAAAAACCTGTACAGCTCTTCCATCTTCAGCCAAAGCAGTTTCAATAGCCATGCCAGTGATGCATCAATGGTATCCACTGTATTGGATGAATCTTTGATTCGAGAGCAGACAGAAGTAGATCACTTCTGGG gtCTTGATGATGAAGGCGACCCTAAAG GTAGCGATACTACACTGATGCAGGGAAATGGTGATATAGCATCAGCAGAAACGCAGACCACAGTGATCAATGGCTACACTTGCAGTGACTGCAGCATGCTTTCAGAACGGAAGGAGGTTCTTACAGCATACTCACCTTCTCCTGTGCCATCTTCCAGAATTTACTCTAGGGATAGAAGCCAGAAACAGA GAGGAACCTATTTCTACGTGAGTAAGATCCTGCGATTGATCAAAAATGCTGCAGCATCTTTTGCATCACTGTTAGTGCAACTATTTCAAATGGTTTTGCTGAAGCTGGGTTATGAATTTAAAG CTCACTCAGACTACTGTGGAAGCATGAATGTAAAGGAATTTTACAGAGGAGATAGCCATCTTGGTGTAAATGAGGAATCAATAT GTGATGACTGTAAGGGGAAGAAACATCTTGAAATATACACCACAGACCACATGCAATCCTCATGGGCTAAAAGGGTAGCAAGAACCATTTGGCACACCTTTTCTTACGCAG GTTACTTTATGCTTCACATGTTGCAAACAGTGGGAGCAACGGGATGGCTTGTGTCTCAGAAGGTGGTGTCTCTACTTTGGCTGGCCGTTCTTTCTCCAG GGAGGGCAGCTTCTGGCATGTTCAGGCTGCTTAGAACTGGGTGGTATCAACTTGTTACTCTGATGTCTTTGCTCAAGGTGTTTCTTCTTAGAAG ATGCCTTCCAAAGATCTACAAGCTATTACTGCTGCTTATCCCACTCCTGTTTCTCCTAG GTATATGGTTCTGGGGGTTTGATGGCTTCGTTTCATTATTACCTTCGTTGAATTGGACAAGAATTGATAGAACACAGAGAATAGATGACTCCATTCATGTTCCTGAACCACAGGCTGATTCTTTTCACTCTGTGCAACCTCCAAAG GATACCATAAATATCTTTGATTCTGGTCGTATAAGTgagctggaaaagcaaatgGCCTTCGTGTCTGACAGATGCCATCACCATGATGAAAAATATAGCAAAGTGATGCTTCTACTTCATAATCTTCaagatcaggttgcccagatGAGTGACAAAAGTGAAACATTGAAGCTAATAAAAAATGTGATGGATCAACATCTTAAAGAGatgaaaatggaggaaaag ACTGACTTCCTGGCTTTACATCGAGAACATGAGTTGCGCATCCTGACACTGGAAGGCCTTCTTGGAAAACTCTCTGCTGAATCCAAG gACATCCAGAAGGAGCTTGACATAGCCAAAGCAAAAACAGTGAG AGATGACGATGAACATAGTCAACTTCTCTCCAAAGTTAAAAAGCTAGAACTAGAGTTGTCTCAGATGAAATTGGAGCTGTTAACTGGGGAAAGTGCGAAGACGGCTTGCGAGAAAATAGATGTCATTCATGAAAAA GTAGATGCCCAGGTCAAAGAATCTGTCAAGCTAATGCTTTTTGGTGATCAACAACAAGACTTTCCTGAATCACTTCTCCAATGGCTTGCATCCAATTTTGTGAGCAAAAGTGATCTCCAGACCTTGTTGCGGGATCTAGAGTTGCAAATCCTCAAGAATGTTACTCTCCACATGTCTGCTACAAACCAAAAACTAACATCTGAAGTAGTAACAAATGCTGTGACTAATGCAGGGATTTCTGGAATCACAGAAGCG CAAGCACAAATTATTGTAAACAACGCATTGAAACTCTACTCTCAAGACAAGACTGGTATGGTGGATTTCGCCTTGGAATCTGGAG GTGGCAGCATTCTGAGTACTCGCTGTTCTGAAACCTATGAGACCAAGACAGCATTAATCAGCCTCTTTGGAATTCCTCTGTGGTACTTCTCTCAGTCTCCCAGAGTGGTGATTCAG CCGGACATGTATCCAGGAAACTGCTGGGCTTTCAAAGGATCACAGGGGTATCTTGTAGTTAGACTTTCAATGAAGATCTACCCAACTGCCTTTACAGTGGAACACATACCAAAAACACTTTCACCAACAGGAAACATCACCAGTGCTCCTAGGAACTTCTCAGTATAT GGTCTGGACGATGAATATCAAGAAGAAGGAAAGCTACTAGGACAGTATGTCTATGACCAAGGAGGAGAACCACTGCAGATGTTTCCAGTGATG gaGAAAAGTGAAAACGCGTTCCAAATAGTGGAACTGAGAATTTTTTCTAACTGGGGACACGCAGAATATACCTGCCTGTATCGGTTCAGAGTGCATGGGAAACCTGCCGAATAA